From Elephas maximus indicus isolate mEleMax1 chromosome 1, mEleMax1 primary haplotype, whole genome shotgun sequence, a single genomic window includes:
- the LOC126071864 gene encoding OX-2 membrane glycoprotein-like isoform X7 has product MERPVSRVLGRLSYRLSAWSLIWGMAAVVLCRAQGQVVTQDERELLNTPASLRCSLQTDKEVLIVTWQKIKATSPENMATFSENHGVVVQPPYKDRVNITQLGLRNSTLTFWNTTVEDEGCFMCLFNTFGSGKISGKTCLTLYVPPTVSLHYEFFEDGLNITCSATARPAPVIFWKVAGSGIENSTKTVLHRNGTTSVTSILQVKDPKSQVGNEEVICKVLHLGTVTDIRQTVSKEP; this is encoded by the exons GTGCTCGGGAGGCTCTCCTACCGTCTGTCTGCCTGGAGTCTGATTTGGGGCATGGCAGCTGTGGTGCTGTGCAGGGCACAAG GGCAAGTGGTGACCCAGGATGAAAGAGAGCTGCTGAACACTCCCGCTTCCTTAAGATGCTCTCTGCAAACTGACAAGGAAGTCTTGATTGTGACATGGCAGAAAATAAAGGCTACAAGCCCAGAAAACATGGCCACCTTCAGCGAGAACCATGGGGTTGTAGTTCAGCCTCCCTATAAGGACAGGGTGAACATCACACAGCTGGGGCTCCGAAACTCAACCCTAACCTTCTGGAATACCACCGTGGAGGATGAAGGGTGCTTCATGTGTCTCTTCAATACCTTTGGATCTGGAAAGATCTCTGGAAAAACCTGCCTCACCCTCTATG TGCCGCCCACAGTATCCCTTCACTACGAATTCTTTGAAGATGGCTTAAATATCACCTGTTCTGCCACTGCCCGCCCAGCCCCTGTGATCTTCTGGAAGGTGGCTGGGTCCGGAATTGAGAACAGTACCAAGACTGTCTTACACCGCAATGGGACCACGTCTGTCACCAGCATCCTGCAGGTCAAAGACCCCAAGAGTCAGGTGGGGAACGAGGAGGTGATCTGCAAGGTGCTGCACTTGGGGACTGTGACTGACATCAGGCAAACCGTGAGCAAAG
- the LOC126071864 gene encoding OX-2 membrane glycoprotein-like isoform X2 gives MERPVSRVLGRLSYRLSAWSLIWGMAAVVLCRAQGQVVTQDERELLNTPASLRCSLQTDKEVLIVTWQKIKATSPENMATFSENHGVVVQPPYKDRVNITQLGLRNSTLTFWNTTVEDEGCFMCLFNTFGSGKISGKTCLTLYVPPTVSLHYEFFEDGLNITCSATARPAPVIFWKVAGSGIENSTKTVLHRNGTTSVTSILQVKDPKSQVGNEEVICKVLHLGTVTDIRQTVSKGARFSVPLLLSIVALVIFLVLISILLYWKRRRNQD, from the exons GTGCTCGGGAGGCTCTCCTACCGTCTGTCTGCCTGGAGTCTGATTTGGGGCATGGCAGCTGTGGTGCTGTGCAGGGCACAAG GGCAAGTGGTGACCCAGGATGAAAGAGAGCTGCTGAACACTCCCGCTTCCTTAAGATGCTCTCTGCAAACTGACAAGGAAGTCTTGATTGTGACATGGCAGAAAATAAAGGCTACAAGCCCAGAAAACATGGCCACCTTCAGCGAGAACCATGGGGTTGTAGTTCAGCCTCCCTATAAGGACAGGGTGAACATCACACAGCTGGGGCTCCGAAACTCAACCCTAACCTTCTGGAATACCACCGTGGAGGATGAAGGGTGCTTCATGTGTCTCTTCAATACCTTTGGATCTGGAAAGATCTCTGGAAAAACCTGCCTCACCCTCTATG TGCCGCCCACAGTATCCCTTCACTACGAATTCTTTGAAGATGGCTTAAATATCACCTGTTCTGCCACTGCCCGCCCAGCCCCTGTGATCTTCTGGAAGGTGGCTGGGTCCGGAATTGAGAACAGTACCAAGACTGTCTTACACCGCAATGGGACCACGTCTGTCACCAGCATCCTGCAGGTCAAAGACCCCAAGAGTCAGGTGGGGAACGAGGAGGTGATCTGCAAGGTGCTGCACTTGGGGACTGTGACTGACATCAGGCAAACCGTGAGCAAAG GCGCCCGGTTTTCAGTTCCACTATTGCTAAGCATTGTTGCCCTGGTAATTTTTCTGGTTTTAATCTCAATCTTACTATACTGGAAACGTCGCCGGAATCAGGACTGA
- the LOC126071864 gene encoding OX-2 membrane glycoprotein-like isoform X6 has product MERPVSRVLGRLSYRLSAWSLIWGMAAVVLCRAQGQVVTQDERELLNTPASLRCSLQTDKEVLIVTWQKIKATSPENMATFSENHGVVVQPPYKDRVNITQLGLRNSTLTFWNTTVEDEGCFMCLFNTFGSGKISGKTCLTLYVPPTVSLHYEFFEDGLNITCSATARPAPVIFWKVAGSGIENSTKTVLHRNGTTSVTSILQVKDPKSQVGNEEVICKVLHLGTVTDIRQTVSKVCP; this is encoded by the exons GTGCTCGGGAGGCTCTCCTACCGTCTGTCTGCCTGGAGTCTGATTTGGGGCATGGCAGCTGTGGTGCTGTGCAGGGCACAAG GGCAAGTGGTGACCCAGGATGAAAGAGAGCTGCTGAACACTCCCGCTTCCTTAAGATGCTCTCTGCAAACTGACAAGGAAGTCTTGATTGTGACATGGCAGAAAATAAAGGCTACAAGCCCAGAAAACATGGCCACCTTCAGCGAGAACCATGGGGTTGTAGTTCAGCCTCCCTATAAGGACAGGGTGAACATCACACAGCTGGGGCTCCGAAACTCAACCCTAACCTTCTGGAATACCACCGTGGAGGATGAAGGGTGCTTCATGTGTCTCTTCAATACCTTTGGATCTGGAAAGATCTCTGGAAAAACCTGCCTCACCCTCTATG TGCCGCCCACAGTATCCCTTCACTACGAATTCTTTGAAGATGGCTTAAATATCACCTGTTCTGCCACTGCCCGCCCAGCCCCTGTGATCTTCTGGAAGGTGGCTGGGTCCGGAATTGAGAACAGTACCAAGACTGTCTTACACCGCAATGGGACCACGTCTGTCACCAGCATCCTGCAGGTCAAAGACCCCAAGAGTCAGGTGGGGAACGAGGAGGTGATCTGCAAGGTGCTGCACTTGGGGACTGTGACTGACATCAGGCAAACCGTGAGCAAAG
- the LOC126071864 gene encoding OX-2 membrane glycoprotein-like isoform X4, with protein MERPVSRVLGRLSYRLSAWSLIWGMAAVVLCRAQGQVVTQDERELLNTPASLRCSLQTDKEVLIVTWQKIKATSPENMATFSENHGVVVQPPYKDRVNITQLGLRNSTLTFWNTTVEDEGCFMCLFNTFGSGKISGKTCLTLYVPPTVSLHYEFFEDGLNITCSATARPAPVIFWKVAGSGIENSTKTVLHRNGTTSVTSILQVKDPKSQVGNEEVICKVLHLGTVTDIRQTVSKDKSYSSFKALLKCS; from the exons GTGCTCGGGAGGCTCTCCTACCGTCTGTCTGCCTGGAGTCTGATTTGGGGCATGGCAGCTGTGGTGCTGTGCAGGGCACAAG GGCAAGTGGTGACCCAGGATGAAAGAGAGCTGCTGAACACTCCCGCTTCCTTAAGATGCTCTCTGCAAACTGACAAGGAAGTCTTGATTGTGACATGGCAGAAAATAAAGGCTACAAGCCCAGAAAACATGGCCACCTTCAGCGAGAACCATGGGGTTGTAGTTCAGCCTCCCTATAAGGACAGGGTGAACATCACACAGCTGGGGCTCCGAAACTCAACCCTAACCTTCTGGAATACCACCGTGGAGGATGAAGGGTGCTTCATGTGTCTCTTCAATACCTTTGGATCTGGAAAGATCTCTGGAAAAACCTGCCTCACCCTCTATG TGCCGCCCACAGTATCCCTTCACTACGAATTCTTTGAAGATGGCTTAAATATCACCTGTTCTGCCACTGCCCGCCCAGCCCCTGTGATCTTCTGGAAGGTGGCTGGGTCCGGAATTGAGAACAGTACCAAGACTGTCTTACACCGCAATGGGACCACGTCTGTCACCAGCATCCTGCAGGTCAAAGACCCCAAGAGTCAGGTGGGGAACGAGGAGGTGATCTGCAAGGTGCTGCACTTGGGGACTGTGACTGACATCAGGCAAACCGTGAGCAAAG
- the LOC126071864 gene encoding OX-2 membrane glycoprotein-like isoform X5 → MERPVSRVLGRLSYRLSAWSLIWGMAAVVLCRAQGQVVTQDERELLNTPASLRCSLQTDKEVLIVTWQKIKATSPENMATFSENHGVVVQPPYKDRVNITQLGLRNSTLTFWNTTVEDEGCFMCLFNTFGSGKISGKTCLTLYVPPTVSLHYEFFEDGLNITCSATARPAPVIFWKVAGSGIENSTKTVLHRNGTTSVTSILQVKDPKSQVGNEEVICKVLHLGTVTDIRQTVSKAVCP, encoded by the exons GTGCTCGGGAGGCTCTCCTACCGTCTGTCTGCCTGGAGTCTGATTTGGGGCATGGCAGCTGTGGTGCTGTGCAGGGCACAAG GGCAAGTGGTGACCCAGGATGAAAGAGAGCTGCTGAACACTCCCGCTTCCTTAAGATGCTCTCTGCAAACTGACAAGGAAGTCTTGATTGTGACATGGCAGAAAATAAAGGCTACAAGCCCAGAAAACATGGCCACCTTCAGCGAGAACCATGGGGTTGTAGTTCAGCCTCCCTATAAGGACAGGGTGAACATCACACAGCTGGGGCTCCGAAACTCAACCCTAACCTTCTGGAATACCACCGTGGAGGATGAAGGGTGCTTCATGTGTCTCTTCAATACCTTTGGATCTGGAAAGATCTCTGGAAAAACCTGCCTCACCCTCTATG TGCCGCCCACAGTATCCCTTCACTACGAATTCTTTGAAGATGGCTTAAATATCACCTGTTCTGCCACTGCCCGCCCAGCCCCTGTGATCTTCTGGAAGGTGGCTGGGTCCGGAATTGAGAACAGTACCAAGACTGTCTTACACCGCAATGGGACCACGTCTGTCACCAGCATCCTGCAGGTCAAAGACCCCAAGAGTCAGGTGGGGAACGAGGAGGTGATCTGCAAGGTGCTGCACTTGGGGACTGTGACTGACATCAGGCAAACCGTGAGCAAAG
- the LOC126071864 gene encoding OX-2 membrane glycoprotein-like isoform X3, with protein sequence MERPVLGRLSYRLSAWSLIWGMAAVVLCRAQGQVVTQDERELLNTPASLRCSLQTDKEVLIVTWQKIKATSPENMATFSENHGVVVQPPYKDRVNITQLGLRNSTLTFWNTTVEDEGCFMCLFNTFGSGKISGKTCLTLYVPPTVSLHYEFFEDGLNITCSATARPAPVIFWKVAGSGIENSTKTVLHRNGTTSVTSILQVKDPKSQVGNEEVICKVLHLGTVTDIRQTVSKGARFSVPLLLSIVALVIFLVLISILLYWKRRRNQD encoded by the exons GTGCTCGGGAGGCTCTCCTACCGTCTGTCTGCCTGGAGTCTGATTTGGGGCATGGCAGCTGTGGTGCTGTGCAGGGCACAAG GGCAAGTGGTGACCCAGGATGAAAGAGAGCTGCTGAACACTCCCGCTTCCTTAAGATGCTCTCTGCAAACTGACAAGGAAGTCTTGATTGTGACATGGCAGAAAATAAAGGCTACAAGCCCAGAAAACATGGCCACCTTCAGCGAGAACCATGGGGTTGTAGTTCAGCCTCCCTATAAGGACAGGGTGAACATCACACAGCTGGGGCTCCGAAACTCAACCCTAACCTTCTGGAATACCACCGTGGAGGATGAAGGGTGCTTCATGTGTCTCTTCAATACCTTTGGATCTGGAAAGATCTCTGGAAAAACCTGCCTCACCCTCTATG TGCCGCCCACAGTATCCCTTCACTACGAATTCTTTGAAGATGGCTTAAATATCACCTGTTCTGCCACTGCCCGCCCAGCCCCTGTGATCTTCTGGAAGGTGGCTGGGTCCGGAATTGAGAACAGTACCAAGACTGTCTTACACCGCAATGGGACCACGTCTGTCACCAGCATCCTGCAGGTCAAAGACCCCAAGAGTCAGGTGGGGAACGAGGAGGTGATCTGCAAGGTGCTGCACTTGGGGACTGTGACTGACATCAGGCAAACCGTGAGCAAAG GCGCCCGGTTTTCAGTTCCACTATTGCTAAGCATTGTTGCCCTGGTAATTTTTCTGGTTTTAATCTCAATCTTACTATACTGGAAACGTCGCCGGAATCAGGACTGA